The following coding sequences are from one Achromobacter sp. B7 window:
- a CDS encoding ABC transporter ATP-binding protein yields MSTPALEISGLQAWYGESHILHGVDMRVGQGEVVTLLGRNGAGRTTTLRAILGLTGSRKGSVRIHGTEAIDLPTYKIAHLGVGYCPEERGIFASLSCEENLLLPPVVGSLGGGMSLAEIYDMFPNLQERRNSPGTRLSGGEQQMLAVARILRTGANLLLLDEISEGLAPVIVQALARMITTLKQRGYTIVMVEQNFRFAAPLADRFYVMEHGQIVEHFEAAELSEKQDTLNELLGV; encoded by the coding sequence ATGAGCACCCCGGCACTTGAAATCTCGGGCTTGCAAGCCTGGTACGGGGAATCGCATATCCTGCACGGCGTGGATATGCGCGTGGGGCAAGGCGAAGTCGTCACGCTGCTGGGCCGCAACGGCGCGGGCCGCACGACCACGCTGCGGGCCATCCTGGGCCTGACCGGCTCACGCAAGGGTTCGGTGCGCATACACGGCACCGAAGCCATCGACCTGCCGACCTACAAGATCGCGCACCTGGGCGTGGGTTACTGCCCGGAAGAACGCGGAATTTTCGCCAGCCTGTCCTGCGAAGAAAACCTGCTGCTGCCGCCCGTCGTTGGCTCGCTGGGCGGGGGGATGTCGCTGGCCGAAATCTACGACATGTTCCCCAACCTGCAAGAGCGCCGGAATTCGCCGGGCACGCGCTTGTCGGGCGGTGAACAACAGATGCTGGCGGTGGCGCGCATCCTGCGCACCGGCGCCAACCTGCTGCTGCTGGACGAGATCTCGGAAGGCCTGGCTCCTGTCATCGTGCAGGCGCTGGCCCGCATGATCACGACGCTCAAGCAACGTGGCTACACCATCGTCATGGTGGAACAGAATTTCCGTTTCGCCGCGCCCTTGGCCGATCGCTTCTATGTGATGGAGCACGGCCAGATCGTCGAGCATTTCGAAGCCGCGGAACTTTCAGAAAAACAGGACACGCTCAACGAACTGTTGGGCGTCTAA
- a CDS encoding ABC transporter ATP-binding protein — translation MDDTILETKGLTKEFRGFVAVNGVDLRIKRGQIHALIGPNGAGKTTCFNLLTKFLSPTSGTIKFNGIDITGERPAQIARRGVIRSFQISAVFPHLTVLENVRIGLQRKTGLSFHFWQSDKRLASLNEPARALLEQVDLGAFADETTVNLPYGRKRALEIATTLAMEPELMLLDEPTQGMGHEDVDRVTQLIKRVSAGRTILMVEHNMNVVSSIANTITVLARGSVLAEGTYAEVSRHPAVMQAYMGTTDGELQGAHA, via the coding sequence ATGGATGACACAATCCTGGAGACAAAAGGCCTCACCAAGGAGTTCCGCGGATTCGTCGCGGTCAATGGGGTCGATTTGCGTATCAAGCGAGGCCAGATTCATGCCTTGATCGGGCCTAACGGCGCGGGCAAGACGACATGCTTCAACCTGCTTACCAAGTTCTTATCCCCCACGTCGGGAACCATCAAGTTCAACGGCATCGACATCACCGGCGAGCGCCCCGCGCAGATCGCCCGGCGCGGTGTGATCCGTTCGTTCCAGATATCGGCGGTGTTTCCCCACCTGACCGTGCTGGAGAACGTGCGCATCGGCTTGCAGCGCAAGACCGGGCTGTCGTTTCACTTCTGGCAAAGCGATAAGCGGCTGGCGTCCTTGAACGAGCCGGCGCGCGCGCTGCTCGAACAGGTGGACCTGGGCGCCTTCGCGGACGAGACCACGGTGAACCTGCCGTATGGCCGCAAGCGCGCGCTGGAAATCGCCACCACGCTGGCCATGGAACCCGAGCTGATGCTGTTGGACGAACCCACGCAGGGCATGGGCCACGAAGACGTCGACCGCGTCACTCAACTGATCAAACGCGTCAGCGCCGGCCGCACGATTCTGATGGTGGAACACAACATGAATGTCGTGTCCTCCATCGCCAACACCATCACCGTGTTGGCGCGCGGGTCGGTGCTGGCCGAAGGCACGTACGCCGAAGTCTCGCGCCATCCCGCCGTGATGCAAGCCTATATGGGCACCACCGACGGCGAACTCCAAGGAGCGCACGCATGA
- the nth gene encoding endonuclease III has translation MNAAKRREIFARLQAANPNPTTELEYDTPFQLLIAVLLSAQATDKSVNIATRKFFPQYGTPQALLALGEEGLSDYIKTIGLYRTKAKNTIATCRILLEHHGGQVPTTREALESLPGVGRKTANVVLNTAFGQPTMAVDTHIFRVSNRTGIAPGKNVLEVEEKLVKFIPREYIQDAHHWLILHGRYICVARKPKCPQCGISDLCEFKQKTPA, from the coding sequence ATGAACGCAGCCAAACGCCGTGAGATCTTCGCCCGCCTGCAAGCGGCCAACCCCAACCCGACCACCGAACTGGAATACGACACGCCGTTCCAATTGTTGATTGCGGTGCTGTTGTCGGCGCAAGCGACCGACAAGTCGGTGAACATCGCCACGCGCAAGTTCTTTCCGCAATACGGCACGCCGCAAGCCTTGTTGGCGCTGGGCGAAGAAGGCCTGTCCGACTACATCAAGACCATCGGCCTGTATCGCACCAAAGCCAAGAACACGATTGCCACCTGTCGGATCTTGCTGGAGCATCACGGGGGCCAGGTGCCCACCACGCGCGAGGCGCTGGAATCACTGCCCGGCGTGGGCCGCAAGACGGCCAACGTGGTGCTCAACACCGCGTTCGGCCAGCCCACGATGGCGGTGGATACGCACATCTTCCGCGTGTCCAATCGCACCGGTATCGCGCCCGGAAAGAACGTGCTGGAAGTTGAAGAAAAGCTCGTCAAATTCATCCCGCGCGAATATATCCAGGACGCGCACCATTGGTTGATTCTGCACGGCCGCTACATCTGCGTGGCGCGCAAGCCGAAATGCCCGCAATGCGGTATTTCGGACCTGTGCGAATTCAAGCAAAAGACGCCGGCCTGA
- the rsxB gene encoding electron transport complex subunit RsxB, translating into MSCRSLADRIDALLPQTQCTKCGYDGCRPYADAIAQGSAPINRCPPGGDDGIAALSELLQTPALPLDLERGEPGPLLVARIDESHCIGCTLCIQACPVDAIVGANKHMHTVLADWCTGCDLCVAPCPVDCIQMVPAGRAWTNADADISRQRHRSHLARAERLAADNARLMAPEAPAAASAQPAPEDDAQSQDRKRSAIESALARARARRNPTQS; encoded by the coding sequence ATGTCCTGTCGTTCACTTGCCGACCGCATCGACGCCTTATTGCCGCAGACGCAATGCACCAAGTGCGGCTACGACGGCTGCCGGCCCTACGCCGACGCCATCGCGCAAGGCTCGGCGCCCATCAACCGCTGCCCGCCGGGCGGCGACGACGGCATTGCCGCGCTGTCCGAACTGCTGCAAACCCCTGCCCTGCCGCTGGACCTTGAGCGCGGCGAACCCGGCCCGTTGCTGGTCGCGCGCATCGACGAGTCGCACTGCATCGGCTGTACGCTGTGCATCCAGGCCTGTCCCGTGGATGCCATCGTGGGCGCCAACAAGCACATGCACACCGTGCTGGCCGATTGGTGCACCGGCTGCGACCTGTGCGTGGCGCCTTGCCCGGTGGACTGCATTCAGATGGTGCCCGCCGGCCGCGCATGGACGAATGCGGACGCCGACATCAGCCGCCAACGGCATCGCAGCCATCTGGCGCGCGCCGAGCGCCTGGCCGCTGATAACGCGCGGCTGATGGCGCCGGAAGCGCCCGCCGCCGCCAGCGCGCAGCCAGCCCCCGAGGACGACGCGCAAAGCCAGGACCGCAAGCGCTCCGCCATTGAATCCGCGCTGGCCCGCGCCCGGGCCCGCCGCAATCCAACGCAGTCATGA
- a CDS encoding polyhydroxyalkanoate depolymerase, protein MLYQLHEMQRAFLTPFAAFTDAGSQLFSSPYSPLAYTPISRQMAAGYELMTRIGKEYQKPAWNLPATDINGKSVRVTETVALDKPFCRLVHFHRDVRGAGKDDPKVLLVAPLSGHHATLLRDTVRALLPGHDVYVTDWVDARMVPLSAGPFHLNDYVRYVQDFIRHLGPDVHVISVCQPTVPVLAAVSLMATANDPCQPRSMVMMGGPIDPRQSPTQVNRLATTKPYSWFENQVIHPVPPRYPGAGRKVYPGFLQHAGFMAMNPDRHMKSHYEFYLDLLRGDDSDAEAHRRFYDEYNAVLDMPAEFYLDTIKMVFQDFALPSGTWEVDGQTVRPADIKKVALFTIEGELDDISGQGQTRAAIKLCKNIPAERKSHYTAPNCGHYGIFSGRRWREMICPKIAEFIRQSA, encoded by the coding sequence ATGCTGTACCAATTGCACGAAATGCAGCGCGCCTTCCTGACTCCGTTCGCTGCATTCACGGATGCCGGTTCTCAGCTGTTCTCCAGCCCCTACAGCCCCCTCGCTTACACCCCGATTTCCCGCCAAATGGCCGCCGGGTATGAGCTGATGACGCGTATCGGCAAGGAATACCAGAAGCCCGCCTGGAATCTGCCCGCCACCGACATCAACGGCAAATCGGTCCGCGTGACCGAAACCGTTGCGCTGGACAAGCCCTTTTGCCGCCTGGTGCACTTTCACCGCGACGTGCGCGGCGCCGGCAAGGACGACCCCAAAGTGCTGCTGGTGGCGCCGCTGTCCGGCCACCACGCCACCTTGCTGCGCGACACCGTGCGCGCCCTGCTGCCCGGCCATGACGTCTACGTGACGGATTGGGTCGACGCCCGCATGGTGCCGCTGTCCGCCGGGCCGTTCCATTTGAACGACTACGTCCGCTATGTGCAGGATTTCATCCGCCATCTGGGTCCCGACGTGCACGTGATTTCGGTTTGCCAACCCACCGTGCCGGTGCTGGCCGCCGTGTCGCTGATGGCCACCGCCAACGACCCCTGCCAGCCGCGCAGCATGGTGATGATGGGCGGCCCCATCGACCCGCGCCAGTCGCCCACGCAGGTCAATCGCCTGGCCACCACCAAGCCGTATTCGTGGTTTGAAAACCAGGTGATCCACCCGGTGCCGCCGCGCTATCCGGGGGCCGGCCGCAAGGTCTACCCCGGCTTCCTGCAGCACGCCGGGTTCATGGCCATGAACCCCGATCGCCACATGAAGTCGCACTACGAGTTCTACCTGGACCTGCTGCGTGGCGATGACAGCGACGCCGAAGCGCATCGCCGCTTCTACGACGAATACAACGCCGTGCTGGACATGCCGGCCGAGTTCTACCTGGACACGATCAAGATGGTGTTCCAGGACTTCGCCTTGCCCAGCGGCACCTGGGAAGTGGACGGCCAGACCGTGCGCCCCGCCGATATCAAAAAGGTTGCCCTGTTCACCATCGAAGGCGAGCTTGACGATATTTCGGGCCAGGGCCAGACGCGCGCCGCCATTAAGCTGTGCAAGAACATTCCGGCCGAGCGCAAGTCGCATTACACGGCGCCCAATTGCGGCCATTACGGCATTTTCTCGGGCCGCCGCTGGCGCGAAATGATCTGTCCTAAAATTGCCGAGTTCATCCGGCAATCGGCTTGA
- a CDS encoding ferredoxin--NADP reductase, translating into MTDDSKYTRQTVTHVHTWVPDKLFSLRVTRDDAYTFVPGQFARVGLPGADDPHGPPTLWRAYSMVSAPQESGLEFYSIVVPDGLFSPRMAQLRPGDALYVEKTPYGFLTLERFAPGGDLWLLASGTGLSAYLSLLRDPATWRAYRRIVLVHGVRTVAELAYREEIESSRNRPELADLFAADPQKLVYLPIATREALPGMPQERLTTLIADGRLEQLAGLPLDPEQAKIMLCGNPDMLADARKLLGERGFKPGRRGIPGNLAVENYW; encoded by the coding sequence ATGACCGACGACTCCAAATACACGCGCCAGACCGTAACCCATGTCCACACCTGGGTGCCCGACAAGCTGTTCTCTTTGCGCGTAACGCGCGATGACGCGTATACGTTCGTGCCGGGCCAATTTGCCCGTGTCGGTTTGCCCGGCGCCGACGATCCCCATGGTCCGCCCACCCTGTGGCGCGCGTATTCCATGGTTTCCGCCCCCCAGGAGTCCGGGCTGGAGTTCTATTCCATCGTTGTGCCCGACGGCCTGTTCAGCCCGCGCATGGCGCAATTGCGTCCCGGCGACGCGCTCTACGTTGAAAAAACGCCCTACGGCTTCCTGACCCTTGAGCGCTTTGCGCCCGGCGGCGACCTTTGGCTGCTGGCCTCCGGCACGGGGCTGTCCGCCTACCTGTCTTTGTTGCGCGATCCGGCCACCTGGCGCGCCTACCGCCGCATCGTCCTGGTGCACGGCGTGCGCACCGTTGCGGAACTTGCTTACCGCGAAGAGATCGAATCATCACGCAATCGCCCCGAACTGGCTGACCTGTTCGCGGCTGACCCGCAAAAGCTTGTCTACCTGCCCATTGCCACGCGGGAAGCCTTGCCCGGCATGCCGCAAGAACGCCTGACCACGCTTATCGCCGATGGCCGGCTGGAGCAATTGGCCGGGCTGCCCCTGGATCCGGAGCAGGCCAAGATCATGCTTTGCGGTAACCCCGACATGCTGGCGGACGCCCGCAAGCTGCTGGGCGAACGCGGTTTCAAACCAGGCCGCCGGGGTATTCCCGGCAACCTGGCGGTGGAAAATTACTGGTGA
- the fdxA gene encoding ferredoxin FdxA: MTHVVTENCIKCKYTDCVDVCPVDCFREGPNFLVIDPDECIDCAVCIPECPANAIYAEEDVPQDQLNFIALNAELSPEFASISRAKKPLPDADDWNGKQDKLQYLEK, from the coding sequence ATGACCCACGTTGTCACCGAAAACTGTATTAAGTGCAAGTACACCGATTGCGTTGATGTGTGCCCGGTGGACTGTTTTCGTGAGGGTCCGAACTTCCTCGTGATCGACCCGGACGAATGCATCGACTGCGCCGTCTGCATTCCGGAATGCCCGGCCAACGCGATCTACGCCGAAGAAGACGTACCGCAGGACCAACTGAATTTCATCGCGCTGAACGCCGAACTTTCCCCCGAGTTCGCCAGCATCAGCCGCGCCAAGAAGCCCCTGCCGGACGCCGACGACTGGAACGGCAAGCAGGACAAGCTGCAATACCTGGAAAAATAA
- the pncB gene encoding nicotinate phosphoribosyltransferase, with protein sequence MIITSLLDTDLYKFSMMQVVLHQFPAAQVEYRYKCRTAGADLRPYLDEIREEVHQLCQLRFTQDELDYLGGLRFIKSDFVDFLGLFHLPERCIHISEGDAPGEISIEVKGPWLHTILFEIPVLAIVNEVYFRNTRKNPDWEEGRQRLQSKMHLVLDDPALADFRVAEYGTRRRFSKVWHQEVVSTMKAQMGEHFAGTSNVLLAKQHEVLPLGTMGHEYLQACQALGPRLRDSQVFALEVWAKEYRGDLGIALSDVYGMDAFLRDFDMYFCKLFDGARHDSGDPFVWGERLLEHYRKNRVDPRAKTLVFSDSLTFPRAIELARQFAGRCKVSFGIGTNLTNDLGHEPLQIVMKMVRCNGQPVAKVSDAPEKTMCDDPAYLAYLRQVFQLPPA encoded by the coding sequence ATGATAATCACTTCGCTGCTCGACACCGATCTGTATAAATTCAGCATGATGCAGGTGGTACTGCATCAGTTTCCCGCTGCACAGGTCGAGTACCGTTACAAGTGCCGCACCGCCGGGGCCGACCTGCGCCCCTATCTGGATGAAATCCGCGAAGAAGTGCACCAGCTGTGCCAGCTGCGCTTCACCCAGGACGAACTGGATTATCTGGGCGGCTTGCGTTTCATCAAAAGTGACTTTGTCGACTTCCTCGGCTTGTTCCACCTGCCCGAGCGCTGCATCCACATCAGCGAAGGCGACGCGCCCGGCGAGATCTCCATCGAAGTGAAAGGCCCGTGGCTGCACACGATCCTGTTCGAGATCCCCGTGCTGGCCATCGTCAACGAGGTCTATTTCCGCAACACGCGCAAGAATCCCGATTGGGAAGAAGGGCGTCAGCGCTTGCAGTCCAAGATGCACCTGGTGCTGGACGACCCCGCGCTGGCGGATTTCCGCGTGGCCGAGTACGGCACGCGCCGCCGCTTCTCGAAGGTCTGGCACCAGGAAGTGGTGTCCACCATGAAGGCCCAGATGGGCGAGCACTTCGCCGGCACCAGCAACGTGCTGTTGGCCAAGCAGCATGAAGTGCTGCCGCTGGGCACGATGGGCCACGAATACCTGCAAGCCTGCCAGGCGCTGGGCCCGCGCCTGCGCGATTCGCAAGTGTTTGCGCTGGAAGTCTGGGCCAAGGAATATCGCGGCGACCTGGGTATTGCGCTGTCGGACGTCTACGGCATGGACGCGTTCCTGCGTGACTTCGACATGTACTTCTGCAAGCTGTTCGACGGCGCCCGCCACGATTCCGGCGATCCTTTCGTCTGGGGCGAACGCCTGCTGGAGCACTACCGCAAGAACCGTGTGGACCCGCGCGCCAAGACCCTGGTGTTCTCGGATTCGCTGACCTTCCCACGCGCCATCGAACTGGCGCGCCAGTTTGCCGGCCGCTGCAAGGTGTCGTTTGGCATTGGCACCAACCTGACCAACGACCTGGGCCACGAGCCTTTGCAGATCGTCATGAAGATGGTCCGCTGCAACGGCCAGCCGGTGGCCAAGGTGTCGGACGCGCCCGAAAAAACCATGTGTGACGATCCCGCCTACCTGGCCTATTTGCGCCAGGTGTTCCAGCTGCCTCCCGCCTGA
- a CDS encoding RidA family protein, translating into MSSIKRFHVAKRLSDMAVYNGVAYLAGQVPDDAKLDITGQTEQVLATIDRLLAEAGTDKTKILMAQIYVANIKEFDGMNKAWDAWVADGNSPPRATVEARLANPDFKVEIIVTAAI; encoded by the coding sequence ATGAGCAGCATCAAGCGCTTTCACGTAGCCAAGCGCCTGTCGGACATGGCCGTGTACAACGGTGTCGCGTACCTGGCCGGCCAGGTGCCGGACGACGCCAAGCTGGACATCACCGGCCAGACCGAACAAGTGCTGGCCACGATCGATCGCCTGCTGGCTGAAGCCGGCACCGACAAGACCAAGATCCTGATGGCCCAGATCTACGTGGCCAACATCAAGGAATTCGATGGCATGAACAAGGCCTGGGACGCTTGGGTTGCCGACGGCAATTCGCCCCCGCGCGCCACGGTCGAAGCCCGCCTGGCCAATCCCGACTTCAAGGTCGAGATCATCGTGACGGCCGCTATCTAA
- a CDS encoding flavodoxin family protein: MKQLLIAWHSRTGAARQMAEAAARGAAAAATQLDQAGELHIEMRRAADVDADVILASHGFLFCAPENLASLSGEMKECFDRNYYAVLDRIQGRPYACAISAGSDGTGAARQVDRICTGWRLKPVAPALIVNLGAQSAQQILADKVVPQADLDRCEELGGLLAALVLTGG, from the coding sequence ATGAAACAGCTGCTGATCGCCTGGCACTCGCGCACCGGCGCCGCACGGCAGATGGCCGAAGCGGCAGCGCGTGGCGCAGCGGCGGCGGCCACGCAGCTGGACCAGGCGGGCGAACTGCACATTGAAATGCGGCGCGCGGCCGACGTTGACGCCGACGTCATCCTGGCCAGCCATGGCTTTTTGTTCTGTGCGCCCGAAAACCTGGCCAGTCTCAGCGGCGAAATGAAAGAGTGCTTTGACCGCAACTACTACGCGGTGCTGGACCGCATCCAGGGCCGGCCCTACGCGTGCGCGATCAGTGCGGGCAGCGACGGCACGGGCGCGGCGCGGCAGGTCGACCGCATCTGCACGGGCTGGCGGCTCAAGCCGGTGGCGCCCGCGCTGATCGTCAACCTGGGCGCGCAGTCGGCGCAGCAAATCCTGGCGGACAAGGTCGTACCCCAGGCGGATCTTGACCGCTGCGAGGAACTGGGCGGGCTGCTTGCGGCGCTGGTTTTGACGGGCGGCTGA
- a CDS encoding zinc-dependent peptidase: MLRWLKGRGARPSEVAEMQARIAPQLWRQVLDAYPFLAALNADETAQLLARSAWLLASKTINGAQGLEVSDFMRLSIAAQASLPILNLSPELYEGWDEIIVYPASFRIPRTRQDEDGVVHEFIEDAAGEAWEGGPLVLSWEDTQFSDGGFNVIIHEFAHKLDLRSGMADGMPALSAHPDLKPQVWRRVLDDSLDRFIAALEAVEAAIPPDVDPESEEADAWYGQLPLDPYAATDEAEFFAVSSEHFFVDPAPLHQALPEWHALLRAYYRQDTLGRYA; encoded by the coding sequence ATGTTGCGCTGGCTCAAGGGCCGGGGCGCCCGCCCCTCGGAAGTGGCCGAAATGCAAGCCCGCATCGCGCCGCAGCTGTGGCGGCAGGTGCTGGATGCCTACCCGTTCCTGGCGGCATTGAACGCCGACGAGACCGCGCAATTGCTGGCGCGGTCCGCCTGGCTGCTGGCCAGTAAAACCATCAACGGCGCGCAGGGCCTGGAGGTCTCGGACTTCATGCGCCTGTCGATCGCGGCGCAAGCCAGCCTGCCCATCCTGAACCTGTCGCCCGAGCTGTACGAAGGCTGGGACGAAATCATCGTGTATCCGGCCAGCTTCCGTATCCCGCGCACGCGCCAGGATGAAGACGGCGTGGTGCACGAATTCATCGAAGACGCCGCGGGCGAAGCCTGGGAAGGCGGCCCGCTGGTGCTGTCCTGGGAAGACACGCAGTTTTCTGACGGCGGCTTCAACGTCATCATCCACGAATTCGCCCACAAGCTGGACTTGCGTTCGGGCATGGCTGACGGCATGCCGGCGCTGTCCGCGCACCCCGACCTGAAACCGCAGGTGTGGCGCCGCGTGCTGGACGACAGCCTGGACCGCTTCATTGCCGCGCTGGAAGCCGTCGAAGCCGCCATCCCGCCCGACGTGGACCCGGAAAGCGAAGAGGCGGACGCCTGGTACGGCCAGCTGCCGCTGGACCCCTACGCGGCCACCGACGAGGCCGAATTCTTCGCCGTCAGCTCCGAACATTTCTTTGTCGACCCCGCCCCCTTGCATCAGGCGCTACCCGAATGGCACGCGCTGCTGCGGGCGTATTACCGGCAGGACACGCTGGGGCGCTACGCATGA
- a CDS encoding bifunctional (p)ppGpp synthetase/guanosine-3',5'-bis(diphosphate) 3'-pyrophosphohydrolase has protein sequence MSAPPVIDAPSPFDASWRQEVGAGLDADGVALIDQAVTWAIPRFEGQHALTGEPLASHGAGVVRILAALHTDAATRAAALLAALPTDLMAPAPALRNDPVAAAFGAEVARLVQGTRALLRLGVVARQASDAEAESGSQKEMQRKMLLAMAADLRIVLMRLASRLRTLRWHAESKAPCSTDFARETLDLYAPLANRLGIWQIKWEMEDLSFRFLEPDRYKQIARLLEEKRVEREAFIAGAIDRLQTALTKAGIDAEVSGRPKHIYSIWNKMRVKRLDFAQMYDLRALRIIVEDVRACYTALGLVHEMWTPLSNEFDDYISRPKPNGYRSLHTVVADDDGRPFEVQIRTREMHQFAEYGMAAHWRYKEAGAKGGQVAASSEYDRQLAWMRQLLAWNTDVEGGGQPGQEPGKPDPAKAETGKPASGKPGSSKNRNLVKPPAHTDERIYVLTPQARVIELPAGATPVDFAYHLHTDLGHRCRGARVDGQMVPLQTHLSTGQTVEIISAKSGGPSRDWLNPQLGFLASPRARAKVRMWFNAIELQQRITQGQALVEKELQRLGKTAVNLEQLAQNLGFARADDLYVAAAKEEFSLRQIDSVFQQPAPATEPQPAALRHASAGSAEKSGKSGVLVVGVGSLLTQLARCCRPAPPDAIAGFVTRGRGVSIHRCDCHSYLALAAREPERVIEVAWGETSDTFYPVDISVRAHDRPGLLRDLSEVFARLRLNVVGVNTQSKQSLAHMVFTVEVRGGESLSRALDALAEVAGVSSASRR, from the coding sequence ATGTCCGCCCCGCCTGTTATCGACGCGCCTTCGCCTTTCGACGCTTCCTGGCGGCAGGAGGTAGGCGCGGGCCTGGACGCCGATGGCGTTGCGCTGATCGACCAGGCCGTGACCTGGGCCATCCCCCGATTTGAAGGCCAGCACGCCCTGACCGGCGAGCCGCTGGCCAGCCACGGCGCCGGCGTCGTGCGCATCCTGGCCGCGCTGCACACCGACGCCGCCACCCGCGCCGCCGCGCTGTTGGCTGCCTTGCCCACTGACTTGATGGCGCCCGCGCCCGCCTTACGCAACGACCCGGTCGCGGCGGCGTTCGGCGCCGAAGTGGCGCGGCTGGTCCAGGGCACGCGCGCGCTGCTGCGCTTGGGCGTGGTGGCACGGCAAGCCAGCGATGCCGAAGCCGAAAGCGGCTCGCAAAAAGAAATGCAGCGCAAGATGCTGCTGGCCATGGCGGCCGATCTGCGCATTGTGCTGATGCGTCTGGCCTCGCGGCTGCGCACCTTGCGCTGGCATGCCGAAAGCAAGGCCCCATGCTCTACCGATTTTGCGCGCGAGACGCTGGACCTGTACGCCCCGCTGGCCAACCGCCTGGGCATCTGGCAGATCAAATGGGAAATGGAAGACCTGTCTTTCCGCTTCCTGGAGCCCGACCGCTACAAGCAGATTGCGCGCCTGCTGGAAGAAAAGCGGGTTGAGCGCGAGGCCTTCATTGCCGGCGCCATCGACCGCCTGCAAACGGCGCTGACCAAGGCGGGCATCGATGCCGAAGTCAGCGGCCGGCCCAAGCATATCTACAGCATCTGGAACAAGATGCGCGTCAAGCGCCTGGACTTTGCCCAGATGTACGACCTGCGCGCGCTGCGCATCATCGTCGAGGACGTGCGCGCCTGCTATACGGCGCTGGGCTTGGTGCACGAGATGTGGACGCCGCTGTCCAACGAGTTCGATGACTACATCTCGCGGCCCAAGCCCAACGGCTACCGGTCGCTGCACACCGTGGTGGCCGATGACGACGGCCGGCCCTTTGAAGTGCAGATCCGCACGCGCGAAATGCACCAGTTCGCCGAATACGGCATGGCCGCGCACTGGCGCTACAAAGAAGCCGGCGCCAAGGGCGGGCAAGTGGCCGCGTCCAGCGAATACGATCGCCAATTGGCCTGGATGCGTCAGCTGCTAGCCTGGAACACCGATGTGGAAGGCGGCGGCCAGCCTGGGCAGGAGCCCGGCAAGCCCGACCCCGCCAAGGCGGAAACCGGCAAGCCCGCGTCCGGCAAACCCGGGTCCAGCAAGAACCGCAACCTGGTCAAACCGCCGGCCCACACCGACGAGCGCATCTACGTGTTGACCCCGCAGGCGCGCGTGATCGAGTTGCCCGCCGGCGCCACGCCGGTGGATTTTGCCTATCACCTGCATACCGATCTGGGCCACCGCTGCCGGGGTGCACGCGTTGATGGCCAGATGGTGCCGTTGCAGACGCATTTGTCCACGGGCCAGACCGTCGAGATCATCTCCGCCAAGTCGGGCGGGCCGTCGCGCGATTGGCTCAACCCGCAGCTGGGTTTTTTGGCCAGCCCGCGGGCGCGCGCCAAGGTTCGGATGTGGTTCAACGCCATTGAATTGCAGCAGCGCATTACGCAGGGCCAGGCACTGGTTGAAAAAGAACTGCAACGGCTGGGCAAGACGGCCGTCAACCTGGAACAACTGGCGCAGAACCTGGGCTTTGCCCGCGCCGATGACCTGTACGTGGCGGCGGCCAAGGAAGAATTCAGCCTGCGCCAGATCGACAGTGTGTTCCAGCAGCCAGCGCCGGCCACCGAACCGCAACCGGCCGCGCTGCGCCACGCCAGCGCGGGCAGCGCCGAGAAAAGCGGCAAGAGCGGCGTGTTGGTGGTGGGCGTGGGCTCGCTATTGACGCAATTGGCGCGTTGCTGCCGCCCCGCGCCGCCCGACGCCATCGCCGGCTTCGTGACGCGCGGTCGCGGCGTGTCCATCCACCGCTGCGACTGCCACAGCTACCTGGCGCTGGCCGCGCGTGAACCCGAACGCGTCATCGAGGTCGCCTGGGGCGAGACGTCGGACACCTTCTATCCCGTGGACATCAGCGTGCGCGCGCACGACCGTCCCGGCCTGTTGCGCGACCTGTCTGAAGTGTTCGCGCGCTTGCGCCTGAATGTGGTGGGCGTGAACACGCAAAGCAAGCAATCGCTGGCCCATATGGTGTTCACGGTAGAAGTGCGCGGGGGCGAATCGCTGTCCCGCGCGCTGGACGCCCTGGCCGAGGTGGCCGGCGTGTCCTCGGCGTCGCGCCGCTAG